The segment TGCTGTTGTACCTAAGACTAGGAATATATATCAATACGTGACTTTAGGGCTTACACAGACAAATATCATGGGCGTGTTCTTGGTCACAATTCACTGAATGTAAGTCCCTTAAAGATGATAAGACATCTATTTAACACCCTTCAGCTCAGTTAGGCAGGCAGCACCTTTTTGTTGTGTGGACAACTGCACAGGATTGTGCAAGTAGGTAGAGGAGGATTTAAGTCCCCACCTGGAAAGGGTGTACCCTGATTAAACGTGTGACTGTAGACTGGGTACGATACCACTAACAGGAGACCTTTGCATCTTCTAATCGTTAAACATTCtgatgttaccatggaaacaccCGGGAAGAACATATACACTGCTCTGTGCCTAAGACACGGTTTTACATTCACTGACAGCGTGCTATGTCCCACAGATGCTGAGTCCCAACACCTGTTGCTGATAATTCCATCTTTGTATATTCCCAAGGCGTCCCTGTAAACCATAGACATATATTCCCAGGACTTGACTACATTCAGTGGTCATATTCTAGATTTTGCAGTGCATGTATTTGGTAGGCACATGTCAGTAGCAAAAGTTTGCTGTGCCTGAAGTCATCTGGCGTGCTTCGAAATCAGTCTAGTTCACTCTTAACACAGGAACCatgtgtgatggttgtggtttgTTTTGCAGGGGTTTTACTTCGACCGCGATGATGTTGCCCTGCCTGGCTTCAGCAAGTACTTCAAGAAGGCCGCCGAGGAGGAGAGAGAGCACGCTGAGAAGCTGATGAAGTACCAGAACACCAGAGGAGGTCGCATTGTCTTGCAAGACATCAAGGTCAGTTGACCACGAGATGTGACGCTGGGCGTAACGACATGGGACTGATTGTTTAGGTGGTATTCACTGTCTGGGGATACAATAACGTTCGACTGTTGAGAGTGTACAGCGGATAAAATAACAAGATGGCAGAGGGTCAGTAGGTGGGAAAATGTTCTGTATTGTGTTAGATGTTTTGGGGTATTTCCGGCATTGGCTACTGAGTATAGAAGAGTATTCTGGAGCAGAATCTTACAGTTTTCGTGTTTTGCAGAAGCCTGACAGGGACGAGTGGGGCTCCCCTCTGGAATCCATGCAAGTGGCCCTTGCCCTGGAGAAGAACGTTAACCAGGCCCTGCTGGACCTCCATGCCGTCGCCAACAAACACAACGACGCGCAGGTGAGAAGACAGTCGCACCTGTACTTCAGTCAAATCATCCTCTGTATTACGTTACGCCATAGAGAAGAACATGTCAGCTATTTGAATGTTTGATAACTATATAGAGCTAACCCATCAGTGTTTAAATTGTTTGGCTTTGAAGAGTTATGAACtgtttttgttaaatttgtCAGAAACTTTAATTTACGAACAAAGAATTGCAGAAATCTGCGTTTgttaatatttgtataaaagCGTTATTAAAGCAACCCGCATCTTGGACAGTTAACACTGGTCGTAAGTCTCCTTGGCAAACAACTACAACCACTCAGTCTCCATCACCCACCATTAGCGTCTCTCCAGCTGATCCACTCAGTCTCTATCACCCACCATTAGCGTCTCACCCCCGTAAGTGTCTCCCAACCATGACTGACATGTCCCTCCTTCCTCCACAGATGTGCGACTTCTTGGAGAGCGAGTACCTGGAGGAGCAGGTGAAGGCCATCAAGGAGATCTCGGACCACATCACCAACCTGAAGCGGGTCGGGACTGGTCTGGGTGAATACATGTACGACAAGGAGTCCATGGAGTAATACCCAATCGTCACGTGGACATAGCCGCTTGTCACAGCACCCAGTCAGCCCTCTAAAGCAGTCACCATCTCTGCCTGTAATTCTGGGGCCGTGAGGCCGTCCTTTTAATTTCGTTCATATTCTCGTTGatcaatgttttgtttctgttgaacaattttatatgttttgttaGGGCTGACATAACTTGAAAAAAGAGAATAAAAGGGTCAAGTGCATCGAAGTCTACTTCCTGTTGTCATTCGCAGGTTTTCTAGGTGTGGCGTTACAGGTGTCAGTACCCATGACCTACTGTAGGTGTTCTAGGTGTGGTGTTACTGGTGTAAGTATCCATGATCTACTGTAATTCAAGTTGTATGATCAGCACGCTAGAAACACTTTCAGCTGTGTAAGAACGCACACTAAAATTGTCGCTCTCTACAACAAAGAAGAAGTTGCCTATGACGTCACATTCTTTATACTTGCATCAAGGAGGAATTCCATGGATCAGATTCTagattttaaatgaaatattttagttATTTCACTGACCCAGGATTGTGTTTGCTGCTTGGACTTGAGAACCCCCGCTATAGTAGTAGTCACGCAGCAGCTGTAGTAGTCACGCAGCAGCTGTAGAAGCCCCTAACTCGGGCTGCACCTAGCAGCCGCAGGCAAATATGTCGCCATCAATGCGGACTTTTGTTTCTGGCTAGTAATATCAGATATCCATATtcgtctcacaaacaagtagcAATTCACTTCTACATTTGGGAAAAAAATCCATAAAAACATCAACGGCCATGACCTCAAAGTGAATCTTAgatcaaacaaaacacatgacGATTATAAACAATTCAGAAAATAGAAAATCAACAAAGCATCTGCCTCAGCTCACTCAAATGTCTGTCTGCTGCTGCCTCTCAGTCAATGACACAGCAGCGCAGGTTTGGCCAGATTGAAGTTAATGAACTTTTCTTAAACCTACACCAGAGAGGTTAGATGGGGTCCCTCCTAATCACTTGGCACCAAGGATATCTGTGGTAATACAAAACAGACTTTTTAGCACAACACCATCATCAGACAACGTGTCCACCAGGTAGATTTGGGGAAGTAAGTGTATGGCACCGCCTTATGTCACGCCCACCGGTGGGTGAAGAACTTGCACGTTGACCCTCTGGGCGTTCACTACAGGATTCTTCATAAGGGTGACATTTTATACTTGTGGATCCACTTTTCgtcaaaatgttcatcatagaATACTTACCTCCGTTACGATTTAAATCTGACAATGAAACTCTTGCAGGCCTCCTTTCTGTTTCCAAATTTATTACATGTCGCCGCTACGAATCGGCATCAGGCCGTGAATTTTGTGTAACTATTTGAAATAACGGAATACTTGCATTGTTTTCACTTACAAATTAGTTACAATTCTGCATTCCGACTCGGTCGGATATGGTATGTGCAGGACCACCGATGACGTGATCACAAAGGGTGTAATAgtgtaagggagataatcctTACTGGACATTCTCATGTACCACTTTTGAAATATAGTGTACACAGCACACCAGTCGCCTCAGCACCGTCATGGTAATCGTTATGAAATCATATTCTGAAAAAGGAACTAAGACGATGTACAAATGTAGGCACAAGTCACTGTGCCATTGCAAACTATCACAATGCCAAGCTGGACGAAGTTCTGTCGTTGCTATTACCAGGCAGATTGCATGGTCGATCAGATAATGCATATTTGCAATAATTAGCCCAGCTAGCTGAAACTGATCCAACTCTGTAGTGAAAACAACAGCTGTCACTGTGACTAAATCATTGTTGTGACCTCGTGACCTTGCTGTGGACTGTATAACGTCGGCCCTGGTTGCGTGTAGTCCAATGATCATAGCTGCAGAACAGTCCGCTTGTATCAGAAACGGGCCGATCAATTGcacattttatcattgtacaaaattgccacataaatataaatagtacacaggtttatcatttactaatacccaacagctttcttatatttgaacattttccggattccaccaaaaaagttgtttaatcaTCTTTGAAAACGCAAACGTTGTTGTCTGTGGCAGTGGTGGAACTGATAGGTCCTCTGACACCCAGTTGGCAGTTCTGGATCTTCATGAAAGATGaagaaaaattatttcattgcctgaaaacataaaacaggCGCGTACATTATAAATACAAGGTCGCCTTATATTCTCTGTAGAACATTGACGAACGTGTAAGACCAAATATACGCAGAACAAGTGATCATCATTAATACCCGAATTTGAAATCAGGAAAATATTCGGCTCAACTGGTGGTATGTCCTTCATTACATCGGTTACTACGCAACACATCGCGCTTTCCACCTTGTtcttgcgctcgcgtggtcacCGGAAGTCTTCAAAGTAGAAATAACATGTGGCAAGCGCCGGAACCACTCACTTAAAGAGCGTTATAACATCGACGCTCTGGGATTTTAACACTGAGAAATAATATGTGTGGATGTTTCCAGAACCTATGGTGAAATGAGCTGTTTTCCCAAATCCAATCCAGTTATTTTTAGTTTATTCTGATTAACAATGTCATATGCGACACAGGGGCGTGTAACGCTAAAAGCTGCCATCAAGGAATATACATGTACTGTCACTAACGGGGTCCAGTGTTTAGCGTCGCAAGCCACTGTGATATGCAATGCCATCAGTGAGAAGCAAACGTATAATCCCTAAACTAAGCCAGATACAAGGTGCAAACGATGACAATACCAGACCACATCGAACTCGAATGATTAGGGACTTCTTGCAACAATATAATGTGCATGTGAGGCAGTGGCCAGACTATTCACCGGATCTACCTCCAGATGAATATCTATGGGACATTCTTGGACGATATATTAAGTACAATCATGGAATGGCACCGACTCTTCGGGTTCTTGTACAGTGTCTTCAGACGGAAGAGCTGTTGATTCCACAAGTTACCCCCGCGCCCTTGTAAGGCCCATGAGGCGCAGATGTACAGGATCCATCAATCAGCGTGGAGAACACACTAACTATTGATTCTGCGACTTTCATCCTTTTCCGCTGCTAGTACTGGAATAGCATTCTGTGATATTTGCCCATAAATCCATTACATGTCTTAAGAAAACATGTGGTATTTACCCTTGTAATAAACCGACCCTGTCACTTAAAGTTCGCTTTGTTATACTCTGAGATTTGGGTGTTCCAATACTTATTGTTGGTAGTATATTATCAATACACTTTATGGATGCCTCCGAGTTAACGACTTTACCAATGTGTGTAAACTAGTTAACACATATTAATGCATAAATTATGGCACAAGCCGATCACAAATAATAGAAAAAAAATCCATAAATAAGATTTAGACTCTTTACTGAGCTAGTGCTAAAAGAAGGTACACAGTGCGTTTTATCGAACTTGAAAACAAAAGTATAGACAACTTTTTAATGTCTACTTTTCAGTATCAGTCATTCAGTGGTTATATCAACAAATTAATCGTTGTTATAATAACATACGGATACGCATACTGTTCATACGTATGTgctcgtgaagatcagggttagaactgatcttcagtaacccatgaactgaacaggatcgggtgatgaggctcgctgacttggttgacacgtcatcgcatcCAAATTAcgagatagatgttcatgccgttgatccagactcaactatttaGAGATTAACACCACATAGACGGAGACTGTTGATTGCGGCATTGAGCAACAAGCAAACACCACAGGCGTGTGAGCCAACATCTGGAGGATTCATGAACATTGGGTACACAAGTGTGCAGCATGGCCTCGATGCTCGATTCATCTCACCCGTCGTTTTCTCTTTCTCACTTCATAATCTGAGAATCAACAAATAACGTCTAAATTGTGATACAAAATTCATAACAAACGTGACTGTATGTATAATCTATTTTTAACTGCGTAACATTTGAAAGCTTGGACAAATACAGtgtgttatgttgtgtgtcagatTCTTAGACAAGCATGAGCCTTTAGTGCCACGGCCTGCCAGTCGTGTTGCCAGGAGTGACGGGAGTCCTTGGTATTATGCCTTTGCAGGAGGGATTTTGTGCGACAATCATTCTGTTTACACAAACCTTCGTAAATCCTTGCAATAGTCTTGTCGTTGAAATCTTGATCCAAGGGAGGTCATTCTAGATAACGTcgttgagaggcatttagaagttggggcaGTAAGGAAGAATGGCAATATGTGGATGAACAATTTTATTGCTATGAGAGagacgtttcgatgtaggttctaagaccgttatcaagcaagtgatgaacagcataagAACATAGGAGTTAGGAAGACTTTGTACAGTGAAGCCTGAGGTATACATAGACGGGGGATATCAGTGATGAGGATGTAGACATAGACggggaatagtgagtgagtgagtttagttttacgccgcactcagcaatattacagctatatggcggcggtctgtaaataatcgagtctggaccagacaatccagtgatcaacaacatgagcatcgatctgcgcaattgggaaccgatgacatgtgtcaaccaagtcagtgagcctgaccaaccgatcccattagtcgcctcttacgacaagctgagtcgccttttatggcaagcatgggttgctgaaggcctattctaccccgggaccttcacgggtttagaCGGGGAATATCAATGATGAATATGTAGACATAGACGGGGGATATCAATGATGAGGATGTAGACATAAGCGGGGGATATCAGTGATGAGGATTTAGACATAAGTGGGGGATATCAATGGTGAGGATTTAGACATATGCGGGGAATGTCAGTGATGAGGATTTAGACATAGACGGGGGATATCAATGATGAGGATCTAGACATAGACGGGGGATATCAATGATGAGGATG is part of the Haliotis asinina isolate JCU_RB_2024 chromosome 6, JCU_Hal_asi_v2, whole genome shotgun sequence genome and harbors:
- the LOC137286237 gene encoding soma ferritin-like, giving the protein MAQTQPRQNFHVESEAGINRQINMELYASYTYQSIGFYFDRDDVALPGFSKYFKKAAEEEREHAEKLMKYQNTRGGRIVLQDIKKPDRDEWGSPLESMQVALALEKNVNQALLDLHAVANKHNDAQMCDFLESEYLEEQVKAIKEISDHITNLKRVGTGLGEYMYDKESME